A stretch of the Nicotiana tabacum cultivar K326 unplaced genomic scaffold, ASM71507v2 Un00048, whole genome shotgun sequence genome encodes the following:
- the LOC107794829 gene encoding elicitor-responsive protein 3-like, with amino-acid sequence MPYGQLEVYVANARGLDDTNWLTDMNPYVVVTCRTEEKKSSTASGEGSDPEWNESFLFTITRGCDELHIKLMDENTFQDDDFLGEATISLEEVFREGEVGSTSYQLYKDDEECGSIRLGLTFTREERDECDEDF; translated from the exons ATGCCTTACGGACAACTTGAAGTTTATGTTGCAAATGCCAGAGGCCTTGATGACACAAATTGGCTAA cTGATATGAATCCTTATGTTGTCGTCACCTGCCGCACTGAAGAGAAGAAAAGCAGTACTGCATCAG GTGAAGGATCCGACCCTGAGTGGAATGAGTCCTTCCTCTTCACCATCACTCGTGGTTGCGACGAGCTTCACATCAAACTTATGGATGAAAACACATTCCAAGATGACGATTTCCTAGGAGAAGCAAC AATTTCTTTGGAAGAAGTGTTTCGTGAAGGAGAAGTAGGATCAACCTCTTATCAGCTTTACAAGGATGATGAAGAATGTGGATCCATCAGACTTGGCCTAACTTTCACTCGTGAGGAG AGGGATGAATGTGACGAGGACTTTTAA